aaatacaaatgagCCCTTTATTTTGGACTTCTTGTCTCAGTTCTGAGGTACAGCATTGGGGTCCAGTTTCACTCCAGCACAGAGAATCTCCTCATGTGGCTTGACACTACATTAAATTGCTGCAGACCATAGTCCAGGCTCAATGGTCCCACCTACCGAACATGATGGATTCTTCTGCAGACCTCCGGATGTAATTCTTCAGTTTGACGCTTATCACTCAGGATGTGGTCACTAATAAGGACTCCCCAGGTCATTACTTATatagtgagtgtgtgtatagtgtgttatatagtgtgtatactcgagtataagccgagtttttcagcctgCCGCTGACAgacggatcacacagaagacctgcaggggccactggaaaggtgagttttgattttttttaaatgtttcatcAACTGGCTGCGTGACAGGatggggggttggctatatactggggcaggggctgcaggctatatactgggggacatgggctgcaggctatatactggggcaggggctgctggctatatactgggggatatgggctgcaggctgtatactgggacaggggctgctggctatacaggggactggctatgggctggcaggctatatactgggggacatgggctgcaggctatatactggggcaggggctgctggctatatactgggggatatgggctgcaggctgtatactgggacaggggctgctggctatacaggggactggctatgggctggcaggctatatactgtggggcagatactggctatatactattgggcaggggctgcaggctatatactatggggcagtggcaggctatatactgcggcaggggctgctggctatatactggggaacatgggctgcaggctatatactggggcatgggctgcaggctatatactggggcagggactgctcGCTATATATttggggacatgggctgcaggctatatactggggcatgggctgcaggctatatactggggcaggggctgctggctatatactggggcaggggctgctaactatatactgggggacatgggctgcaggctatatactggggcaggggctactgCCTATATActcgggcaggggctgctggctatatattgggggacatgggctgcaggctgtatactggggcaggggctggcaggctatatactgggggacaggggactggctatacactgtgggatatgggctggcaggctatatactgtggggcaggtgctggctatatactattgggcagtggctggctatatactgggaggctgtgaccaatgcatttcccattctcggcttatactcgagtcaataggttttcccagtttttttgtggtaaaattaggggccacggcttatacttgattcagcttatacttgagtatatgcggTATAATGAGGCTTTCAGCAGTTACAATTTATAAGATTTCATTGGATCTTACTTACTCTAGCGCTACAGGAGGCCAGAGGAAAGCTAGAAAGCAGGTTCTTTGCTTCTGTCCTTTGCGTATGACAGAGATGATCTGGACACGTGATTGAAGCTCCGACATGAAGGGTCATTTCCTCCAGCTTCTGTATCGGGGTCTCTAGAGCAGCTCCTTATTCTTCTCGATGTACACCTCCCCACGTCTCTGAATGTCTGCCCCATGTGGTTTGGCCAGTGGTGTCACTTACAGTCTTTTTGCTTTATTTATGAAGTTCCCTTCACATCACAAGCATTTTTCTCAACATTTGTCATCAGATATTACTCAGTCCAAACTCTGACCCAACGATAGTCTATGATGTGATCCCATCCAAGAAAAACCTAACGTGTTCTGCTAGGCTCCAAGTCCTGTGATAAAAATGCAATAGGTGCATGAAAAAAGAAACCTGGCAGCCGTAACTGAGAAAACCCGACACTGATGGAAAATGGATGGCACCAGGGCCTTGACAAGGAGTAGGTGAGGGTAGATGATCGCCTAGGGAAGggatcaggaacctttttggctgagagagccacgaATGTCACATATTGTAAAGTGTATTTCTGTGGGAGCCATACAATTTGAATATGCCCCCGAgtaggtaggtagccacagcacatgccccccagtagttaggtagtcacagcaaaaaaaaaatgaatactaaCCTACCTATGCTCCCTGCAGCTGGCTCCTTGTCACTGCCTTGctgttctctatgacccaggctaTGCCGTCTTATATATTTGTCTGTGAGCCAGAtgaagccatcaaaagagccacatctggctcccgagccataggtacCCAAAACCTGGCCTAGAGTGCCACGCTTGCTTCCCACCCTGAGGGCGCCATCCCAAAAAAAGGCAGCAAAGTAAAGAAAAACCAGCGGCCATCATTACTGTAAGACATGAAGGTTAGTCCGAAAAATTGCGAAATCTTTGTAAGTGTCCCCTAGTGTAGGTGCAAAAATCATCAACtgctacaaagaaactgtctGACATGAGGAGCGTCCCAGGAGAgcaagaccaagagtcacctctgctgcggaggataagagtaaCCTCTGCTGCGGACTACTCCGGACTGCTGAGGAGCGCTGCGGAAGatgagagtcacctctgctgcggactGCTGCAGAGGATGAGAGtcccctctgctgcagaggatgagagtcccctctgctgcagaggacgaGGAGaggtcactgccgcacagaggtctCGCAGCAGACACatcaactggtaagaggagactgtgcagcAGCTTCATGGAAACATCTCCACTAGGAAACTGCTGCCAAGGACCAGCACCagaaacacaaggaatggacctTACACCAGGGGAAATCCGGCCTgtgtctgatgagtccaaatttgagatctttggttccaaccaccgtgtccaTGTGTGATGTAGAAAAGGTGAACAGGCCTGGTTCTAACGTGAAGCCTGGAGGAGATGGTGtgggggggaggagatggtgtgGGGGTGGCTGCTCCCCATGTGAGACAGTTTCTTTgtagttttcccaatttttcggacttACCAACCTTCGTGTAATGGTGGCCACTGGTTTTtcgttacttagctgcttttttgtgGCCAGTCTCTTCAGTAGGATGATCAGCCACGTGTCCACCTGACTCCTGCACAACTGATCCCAACCCCATCTATAGGGCatgaaatccacttattacccctgaCAGGGCAGCTGTGATGTGAgaacctctccaggtgactacctcttgtatctctccaggtgactacctcttgtatctcatcaagagaagccaagactaTGCAGAGCAGTGATAACAGTACAAGGACCTggaatcacagcacaaggacctggaatataagagattCTCCGGGGTCTCGCACTTTTTGGTAAGAATATAATTCCACACGTGGTAAGTCAGAGTTTTAATGCCTTCAGTGCGAATCTACAAttattatagtcatgaaaatacagaaaactctggaCCACTTATAGTAGAAGAATGAATGTCCCTCCCCCTTGGCTGGGATCTTCACAATCTACTCACGAACACGTAACTAGTAAGAGAGGGAGGACGGTAAGGACAGTGCGTAGAGCGATGGACGTTCTGCCTCTTCTGGAGCTTCTAGAGTTAGAGATAAGCCTACGCGATGACGTCCATCACTCTACACAATGGGTGGTCCTCCCCGTACTCCCTCCATTAATGTTCACATGTTTGTGAATAAACATCAAATTTGAAGATTTCAGACAAGGGGGAGGGCCTTTCACTCTATGAAATAATTTGGTAGAAGAATGTCGCCCCGTTGTGTTATTTGCTTGTTGTTGactgtttttattgtgtttgtttcCCTCCGTTCTTTATTCTTGGTGTGCGTCCCTTGGGTTATGTATTCTCATCCTGACCGATCTAGTGGAGACCTCTGATGGTCCAGGTGGTGGGATGGTCCAGGTGGTGGGATGTCACACACACTCGAGATGGTTGTGATATGGATAATTTGAATCACACTACTTTTTCTTTTGATCACATTGATGGTGGGAGCTTCCTGGGTCAGACCCTCCATCATCAGACGCCTCCTGGTCGTAGACTTATTTCCATCTCCCCCGTTTTCTTTCCCGTCCTTTGACCTTGACATCTGGTCTCATCTCGCCTGTAAGTGACTCCTTAAAACTTGACACACCTCCAGCCTGATTCTTTAATTTGTGTAGCCAATCATGACTTCTGATTTTTAAAGGATTGTCACATGTAGATTATTGTGTAGACATTACATTGTGTGGACCTCCATTACGCCCCTGGGATGTCGTACCGATAGACCAGGAATCTGAAGTCCAGGAACTGCCCCAGGAGACCCTGGTGGTGGAACGTGTGCGTCTGCCTGAAGCCGAGCTTCTCGTACATCTTGGTGGCATTTATTTGTGGTACCGTGGTGGACAGGACCACGGCCTCGCAGCCTCTCCTCCGGGCAAAGTCAATGAGGGTCCTACATAAGACTTTGGCGATCCCTTTGCCTCGATGCTTTGTGGCCACTGACAGTCGCTTCAGTTCCAGGTGTTTCTCTCCTCCGGGGTCAGAAGAAGGGAGAGCAGCGATTGTCCCCACCACTTCACCCCCTCTTGTCTCCGCCACCCAGAAGCAGAACCCGTCCCGCTGTAGGTAATATTTATTGATGTCCAACATGTCGTCAGAGAGGGCGTAATCTACATAGGACGTGTACATGTAACGGGAGCAAAACCATAAAACAAGTACGGCCATGATAGCCACAGGGACCAATAAGGCGACAGACACAAGGCCCAAGGCAGGAAGGGTTAATACAAGCAATGTGGGCAGCCAGATCTGTGGCTGGTGT
The DNA window shown above is from Engystomops pustulosus chromosome 1, aEngPut4.maternal, whole genome shotgun sequence and carries:
- the LOC140084472 gene encoding N-acetyltransferase 8-like; the protein is MSDYSIRLYKDSDYHVARDLFAQGLLEHINIAFRHALHQPQIWLPTLLVLTLPALGLVSVALLVPVAIMAVLVLWFCSRYMYTSYVDYALSDDMLDINKYYLQRDGFCFWVAETRGGEVVGTIAALPSSDPGGEKHLELKRLSVATKHRGKGIAKVLCRTLIDFARRRGCEAVVLSTTVPQINATKMYEKLGFRQTHTFHHQGLLGQFLDFRFLVYRYDIPGA